From the Trifolium pratense cultivar HEN17-A07 linkage group LG4, ARS_RC_1.1, whole genome shotgun sequence genome, the window AAATCGATACAAATCTCTAGTGTGCATCTATTTTGtacataaaatatcatattgaaacccGATTCACTATGACGTAACAAGACTCGATTCACAACTTAGTGTAGTAAGGCAGTAAAATAACTAACCTTAGTGTCAGGATCATTCAACTCAACCAATAATTGTGCAACAGTGTCTTTGCAAAAGCCGCAGCTATTTCCTCGAACTCTTGCATAATTCTTTGCAGACTCACAAAGGTTGAACTTGTCACAGAGTTCTCCGGGAGTAATTCGAGCTATTTCGGAGAAGAAAAGTGGAACATAATAATCCACCAATTTCAAGCACTGCATAGAGTATACAATACAGAACAAACATAGATGAGTTAAAAATAGGGAAACTCATCAAGTAAATATTTGCAACAACCGAAAACAACTATTtcgaaatcaaaacaaaacagaatCCCGAAAAGGAGACAAACCTGCTGGttaaaagaaagaagatgatGGCAAGTATTGTGAAGGGAATCAATGATCTCTACATGAGTGTTGTTATCCTTTAGATAATCAAGTACTTCAGTTGTATATTCCTCGCAAATTGTACACGCATCTGATTTTCCGTATAATTCTGCATATCAGAAATATGTCGATTGTCAACAAGATTAAATAATGATGCTACGTTCATATCTCAACATTCTATTTTGTGTTTAGCAGAAATTTCTCTTCTTAGTGTCAAAATTTATACATTATATTTATAGTCAAGGCGCGTTTTTAATTCGGTCTAATGAAACTGAGGTGCAGCTGCtgcattttttgaaaaattggtTCCTAAAGTACTTAAGAAAAGTgctaaaatttgaaatttcattcATCAATAGATCTAtattataagctagttttttttttatctaaagaAAAGtgcttaaatttgaaatttcaaaaaagATGGCATAGCTCAAACTTCAAGCTTAATTTTGACTAATCTAGTTCTGAGGGCCTGCCTTAGCGTAATGGTAAGGTTGTTGTGGCTTTGTAACCTATAGGTCATAAGTTCAAATCCTCGAAACAATCTCTCCGGCCATTTGGTTATGAGAGTGAGCCTTAGCGCAACGATAAGGTTTTTCCTTGTAATAACCTTGAGGTCACAAGTTCAATCCTATCGATCGTTAAACATATGAGCCTATTTTGATTGAcctatttgagtttttctattAGTATAAGTTTTTTGAGACCGAGACAACTTATGATAACAGTTTATGACatgtttataagttgttttcagcttattttcacaAGTTCTCCAAGTTAGCCctctgaaaacagcttataccctatgaagcactgacacacTAACACGTCGATGCCGATAATAATGTGAGAAAGTGACATAATTCAGTGTAATCTGACGAGGCGTGTCCGACACCGGGGCACGACTAATCTAaagagtgtccgtgcttcatagcttataccttacaaaaacaatttaacattattttatcttttgctgtaaaaataacttatgaattcTGAATTAGAGTTTAtgttataagctgcaaataagttgtttatccaaataaaagagagtgaatactaaacacaaaattgtttccataccAAGGTTTGGTAGGCCTCTTGCATGACAAGCCGAAGCAGCACCTAACACAATAAGAAATAAAATCCCTACTTTGCCCTCCATAGTTTCTGTAACAAACAATCATTCAAAGAACACAATATTAACAAGCCAATAAAAAATTTTAGtgttatattttccaaaatatacATGCAAAATAAAACATATGAAGTGTTATGTAAATAATGAATTTTGAATTTGCAGATAagtaatcataaaaataataatataatataagtaaTCATCATAAAGTTACGTGACATCAATGTGTACCAGAAACTTATGTTAATGAAATTAATATAGCTAACATAAGAAATATACGAATGAGTGAAATTACATGAACAGGAAAAAAGATGATCAATTGACTGACGATCAATTGtgtgaattataattataatgaaaaataaataaaaaggagtATTAAACGATATCTatatgagaagaagaagaagaagaagaagaagaagaaaaagaatgaaTGCCTTTTGGGGAGGATAG encodes:
- the LOC123923452 gene encoding proactivator polypeptide-like 1, which produces MEGKVGILFLIVLGAASACHARGLPNLELYGKSDACTICEEYTTEVLDYLKDNNTHVEIIDSLHNTCHHLLSFNQQCLKLVDYYVPLFFSEIARITPGELCDKFNLCESAKNYARVRGNSCGFCKDTVAQLLVELNDPDTKIEIMEKLLKACNSLENHTKECKRMVFEYGPLIIINAEKFLKTNDICTTIHACPASSIVSQKTTINEEIPMLSDS